The proteins below come from a single Oscillospiraceae bacterium genomic window:
- the guaA gene encoding glutamine-hydrolyzing GMP synthase, which yields MQQETVIVLDFGGQYNQLIARRVRECNVYCEIYSYRTDLAKIKAKNPKGIIFTGGPNSAYLPDSPTIDPEIFTWGVPILGICYGSQLMMHMLGGKVCKAPEREYGKTLVDLDTASPLFDTLPAQNVCWMSHNDYIEQAAPGFEIIAHTPNCPVAAAQDKARGLYAVQFHPEVLHTENGTKILHNFVYKVCGCAGDWKMDSFVENSVKALREKIGDGKVLCALSGGVDSSVCAAMLAKAIGKQLTCVFVDHGLLRKNEREQVCEVFGEGGQFDINFVCVDARDRFYKKLAGVEAPESKRKIIGEEFIRVFEDEAKKIGAVDFLAQGTIYPDVVESGLGGESATIKSHHNVGGLPDYVDFKEIVEPLRDLFKDEVRQAGRELGLPEYLVARQPFPGPGLAIRIIGDVTPEKVAIVQDADAIWREEVDKLPMAQRPSQYFAALTNMRSVGVMGDERTYDYAIVLRAVTTTDFMTAEVTILPTETITTAANRIVNEVKNINRVMFDYTTKPPATIEFE from the coding sequence ATGCAGCAGGAAACCGTTATCGTTCTGGATTTCGGCGGCCAGTATAATCAGCTGATCGCGCGCCGCGTCCGCGAATGCAACGTATATTGCGAAATCTATTCTTACCGTACCGACCTTGCCAAGATCAAGGCCAAAAACCCGAAGGGCATCATCTTCACCGGCGGCCCCAACAGCGCCTATCTGCCGGATTCGCCCACGATCGACCCCGAAATCTTTACTTGGGGTGTGCCCATCCTCGGCATCTGCTACGGCAGCCAGCTGATGATGCACATGCTGGGCGGCAAGGTCTGCAAGGCCCCCGAGCGTGAGTACGGCAAAACGCTGGTCGATCTGGACACCGCCAGCCCGCTGTTTGATACGCTGCCCGCCCAGAATGTCTGCTGGATGAGCCATAACGATTACATCGAGCAGGCAGCCCCCGGCTTTGAGATTATTGCCCATACCCCCAACTGCCCGGTGGCCGCTGCGCAGGATAAGGCCCGTGGCCTGTATGCGGTGCAGTTCCACCCCGAGGTCCTGCACACCGAGAACGGCACCAAGATCCTGCACAACTTTGTGTATAAGGTCTGCGGCTGCGCCGGTGACTGGAAGATGGACTCCTTTGTCGAGAACTCCGTCAAGGCCCTGCGCGAGAAGATCGGCGACGGCAAGGTGCTGTGCGCCCTGTCCGGTGGTGTCGATTCCAGCGTCTGCGCGGCTATGCTGGCCAAGGCCATCGGCAAGCAGCTGACCTGCGTTTTCGTTGACCACGGTCTGCTGCGCAAGAATGAGCGCGAGCAGGTCTGTGAGGTCTTTGGCGAGGGCGGTCAGTTTGACATCAACTTTGTCTGCGTTGACGCCCGCGACCGCTTCTACAAGAAGCTGGCCGGCGTAGAGGCCCCCGAGAGCAAGCGCAAGATCATCGGCGAGGAGTTCATCCGTGTGTTCGAGGATGAAGCAAAAAAGATCGGCGCTGTGGACTTTTTGGCACAGGGCACGATCTACCCCGATGTCGTGGAGAGCGGCCTCGGCGGCGAAAGCGCCACCATCAAGAGCCACCACAATGTCGGCGGTCTGCCCGATTATGTTGACTTCAAGGAGATCGTGGAGCCGCTGCGCGACCTGTTCAAGGACGAGGTCCGTCAGGCCGGCCGCGAGCTGGGCCTGCCCGAGTACCTTGTTGCCCGCCAGCCGTTCCCCGGCCCGGGTCTGGCTATCCGCATTATTGGCGATGTGACCCCCGAAAAGGTCGCCATCGTGCAGGATGCCGATGCCATCTGGCGTGAGGAGGTCGATAAGCTTCCTATGGCCCAGCGCCCCAGCCAGTACTTTGCCGCGCTGACCAACATGCGCAGCGTCGGTGTCATGGGTGACGAGCGCACCTACGATTACGCCATCGTCCTGCGCGCCGTAACCACCACCGATTTTATGACCGCCGAGGTCACGATCCTGCCGACCGAAACCATCACCACCGCAGCCAACCGCATCGTGAACGAAGTCAAGAACATCAACCGCGTCATGTTCGACTACACCACGAAACCGCCGGCAACGATTGAGTTTGAATAA